In one Sesamum indicum cultivar Zhongzhi No. 13 linkage group LG12, S_indicum_v1.0, whole genome shotgun sequence genomic region, the following are encoded:
- the LOC105175693 gene encoding 3-oxoacyl-[acyl-carrier-protein] synthase I, chloroplastic: MQALQSAALRPSPLDPLRKPQYPTSLPSNNAKPPVKRLPFTISASASTVSSPKRETDPKKRVVITGMGLVSVFGNDVDAYYEKLLAGESGITPIDRFDASKFPTRFGGQIRGFKSEGYIDGKNDRRLDDCLRYCIVAGKKALEDADLGGDRLGKIDKIRAGVLVGTGMGGLTVFSDGVQALIEKGYRKITPFFIPYAITNMGSALLAIDLGLMGPNYSISTACATSNYCFYAAANHIRRGEADLMIAGGTEAAIIPIGLGGFVACRALSQRNDDPKTASRPWDKDRDGFVMGEGAGVLVMESLEHAMKRDAPIIAEYLGGAVNCDAYHMTDPRADGLGVSSCIQSALEDAGVSPEEVNYINAHATSTVVGDLAEVNAIKKVFKNTSGIKINATKSMIGHCLGAAGGLEAIATVKAITTGWLHPTINQFNPEPSVEFDTVANKKQQHEVNVAISNSFGFGGHNSVVAFSAFKP; this comes from the exons ATGCAAGCCCTCCAATCCGCCGCCCTCCGCCCCTCTCCCCTTGATCCCCTCCGCAAGCCGCAATACCCTACCTCCTTACCCAGTAACAACGCCAAACCCCCGGTTAAAAGGCTCCCCTTCACAATCTCCGCATCCGCCTCAACGGTTTCGTCCCCCAAGCGGGAGACGGACCCCAAGAAGCGCGTTGTAATTACTGGGATGGGCCTCGTCTCTGTGTTCGGGAACGATGTGGACGCGTACTACGAGAAGCTGCTCGCTGGTGAGAGCGGCATCACTCCTATAGACCGGTTCGATGCGTCGAAATTCCCCACGCGCTTCGGGGGGCAGATTCGAGGGTTCAAATCCGAGGGGTACATTGATGGAAAGAATGATAGGAGACTGGATGATTGTTTAAGATACTGCATTGTTGCAGGGAAAAAGGCGCTTGAGGACGCGGATCTCGGGGGCGATAGACTTGGGAAG ATTGACAAAATTCGAGCTGGTGTTCTGGTTGGGACCGGCATGGGTGGTCTTACTGTATTTTCCGATGGTGTTCAGGCTCTAATCGAGAAAGGTTACAGGAAAATAACTCCATTTTTCATACCTTATGCAATAACAAACATGGGATCTGCCTTGCTTGCAATTGATCTTGGCTTGATGGGGccaaattattcaatttcaacTGCTTGTGCTACCTCAAACTATTGCTTCTATGCGGCTGCAAATCACATTCGTCGGGGTGAAGCTGATTTAATGATTGCTGGTGGAACTGAAGCTGCCATTATTCCAATTGGCTTGGGAGGATTTGTTGCATGCAGAGCTTTGTCTCAAAGAAATGATGATCCAAAAACTGCTTCGAGACCTTGGGACAAAGATCGAGATGGCTTTGTTATGGGTGAAGGTGCTGGAGTATTG GTTATGGAAAGTTTAGAACATGCAATGAAACGAGATGCACCAATAATCGCAGAGTATTTGGGAGGTGCAGTAAATTGTGATGCGTATCACATGACTGACCCGAGAGCTGATGGACTTGGTGTCTCTTCATGCATCCAGAGCGCCCTTGAAGATGCTGGTGTTTCACCAGAGGAG GTTAACTACATTAATGCCCATGCAACTTCTACTGTAGTGGGGGACTTAGCAGAGGTAAATGCTATTAAGAAGGTATTCAAGAACACTTCAGGGATAAAAATCAACGCAACTAAG TCAATGATTGGGCACTGCCTTGGGGCTGCTGGTGGTCTGGAAGCTATTGCAACAGTGAAAGCCATTACAACAGGCTGGCTTCaccctacaataaatcaattt AATCCAGAACCTTCTGTTGAGTTTGACACCGTAGCAAACAAGAAGCAGCAGCACGAGGTTAATGTTG ctatttcaaattcatttggATTTGGTGGACACAACTCCGTTGTTGCGTTTTCTGCTTTCAAGCCCTGA
- the LOC105175694 gene encoding uncharacterized protein At2g34460, chloroplastic has translation MAMAAATAATLILRTRNSLFHSFSFTTKPHSFYLKASTMEGSEITEEESKGADEKKKIFVAGATGSTGKRIVEQLLAKGFAVKAGVRDLDKAKSIFPGSNPDLEIVKADVTEGPTKLAEAISNDSEAVICATGFRPSWDLLAPWKVDNFGTVNLVEACRKQNVNRFLLISSILVNGAAMGQLFNPAYIFLNVFGLTLVAKLQAEQYIRKSGINYTIIRPGGLRNDPPKGNIVMEPEDTLYEGSISRDQVAEVAVEALLHSESWYKVVEIVARTEAPKRSFEELFGSIKQR, from the exons ATGGCAATGGCTGCAGCTACCGCTGCTACTCTCATCCTCAGAACTAGAAATTCTCTCTTCCATTCTTTCTCTTTCACCACAAAACCCCACTCTTTTTACCTCAAAGCTTCAACT ATGGAGGGGAGTGAGATTACAGAGGAAGAGAGCAAAGGTGCtgatgagaagaagaaaatcttTGTTGCCGGAGCCACCGGGAGCACCGGGAAGAGGATTGTGGAGCAGCTTTTGGCTAAGGGATTTGCTGTTAAGGCCGGTGTCAGAGATTTGGATAAGGCCAAATCCATCTTCCCTGGAAGCAACCCTGATCTTGAAATT GTGAAAGCAGATGTGACAGAGGGTCCAACAAAATTAGCTGAAGCTATCAGCAATGATTCTGAGGCAGTAATATGTGCTACAGGTTTTAGACCTTCGTGGGATCTATTAGCTCCATGGAAG GTTGATAATTTTGGCACCGTGAATCTGGTTGAAGCTTGCCGGAAACAAAATGTTAATAGATTTTTACTTATAAGTTCTATTTTAGTCAATGGGGCTGCCATGGGGCAATTGTTTAATCCTGCCTACATTTTCCTCAACGTCTTTGGACTCACCTTGGTTGCAAAACTCCAAGCGGAACAGTATATTCGAAAATCTGGTATCAACTACACAATTATAAGGCCTGGGGGATTACGGAACGATCCACCCAAGGGAAACATAGTCATGGAGCCAGAG GATACTCTTTATGAAGGTTCTATATCAAGGGATCAGGTCGCAGAAGTCGCAGTTGAGGCCTTGCTCCATTCAGAATCTTGGTACAAAGTAGTGGAGATTGTTGCGAGAACAGAGGCTCCCAAACGTTCATTTGAAGAGCTCTTTGGTTCTATCAAACAACGTTGA
- the LOC105175696 gene encoding major allergen Pru av 1-like, with translation MGVLTFTEEHTSAVSPSRIFKASILDANNLIPKLLPQVIKSMEFIQGTGSPGSIKQICFAEGSTLSSLKYRIDELNEETYTYNYTVIEGDALTDKLEKITHEVKLEAAPGGGTFSKVTSTYYTKGDFALKEEDVKAGKERVLGVYKVVEAYLLNNPDAYA, from the exons ATGGGTGTACTCACTTTCACTGAGGAGCACACATCTGCAGTTTCTCCATCAAGAATCTTCAAAGCTTCAATCCTGGACGCCAACAACTTGATCCCAAAGCTTCTTCCACAGGTCATCAAGAGCATGGAATTCATTCAAGGCACTGGCAGTCCTGGGAGCATCAAACAGATCTGTTTTGCTGAAG GTAGCACTCTGAGTAGTTTGAAGTATCGGATTGATGAGCTGAATGAAGAGACatatacgtataattacacagtAATTGAAGGCGATGCGTTGACAgacaaacttgagaagatcACTCATGAGGTGAAGTTGGAGGCAGCGCCCGGTGGTGGCACATTCTCTAAGGTGACGAGCACGTATTACACGAAAGGCGATTTTGCTCTGAAAGAGGAAGATGTTAAAGCAGGGAAGGAGAGGGTGCTTGGGGTATACAAGGTTGTTGAGGCTTACCTCCTCAACAACCCCGATGCCTATGCTTAA